Proteins found in one Gimesia chilikensis genomic segment:
- the murG gene encoding undecaprenyldiphospho-muramoylpentapeptide beta-N-acetylglucosaminyltransferase, with translation MMTESRLKKRSLIFAGGGTGGHLLPGIAVAEQLASMDDFSITFIGSNRPVEQQIIERSGYQHLGLDSSPSNELKSAPWRFFWNNGRACLQARRILRAERLAAVIGLGGFASVPVILAASWLKIPIVLLEQNIIPGRANRFLFSRANVICTSFAETRLPKPHSGRPLIAFTGNPVREQMTHLETTPKSEPSEILLLVLGGSQGARAVNQAVLALLERGRDALPRRLHVVHQTGEVDWKHAVQEYQKLQEHDSELRVTVEPFIDDLAEWYSKADLVISRAGATTLAELACTGCPTVLIPYPNSIGDHQLINAQFYEAEGAAVLVEQMAEAELTARNLQTAVVELLHDSTKRNSLSEAMQKLALPEASRNVADEIMALIAH, from the coding sequence ATGATGACCGAATCCCGTCTTAAGAAACGATCTCTTATTTTTGCCGGCGGTGGCACTGGCGGTCATCTGCTTCCCGGAATTGCGGTGGCAGAACAACTCGCCTCAATGGACGACTTTTCGATAACATTTATTGGTTCCAATCGACCGGTCGAGCAGCAGATTATAGAACGTTCGGGATACCAGCATCTCGGACTGGATTCTTCTCCCAGTAATGAGTTGAAAAGCGCTCCCTGGAGATTCTTCTGGAATAACGGACGTGCCTGTCTGCAGGCGCGGCGGATTTTGCGGGCGGAACGACTGGCTGCGGTGATTGGACTGGGCGGGTTTGCCAGTGTGCCTGTGATTCTAGCTGCCAGCTGGCTTAAGATTCCGATTGTATTGCTGGAGCAAAATATCATTCCCGGTCGAGCCAACCGGTTTCTGTTCTCTCGCGCCAATGTTATCTGTACTTCGTTTGCCGAAACCCGTCTTCCCAAGCCTCACTCTGGAAGGCCTCTGATTGCCTTTACTGGCAATCCGGTGCGTGAGCAGATGACGCATCTTGAAACCACCCCAAAGAGCGAACCATCAGAGATATTGTTGCTGGTTCTAGGTGGCAGCCAGGGGGCTCGAGCGGTGAATCAGGCGGTACTCGCTTTGCTGGAACGCGGGCGAGATGCCCTGCCTCGCAGACTGCATGTCGTGCATCAGACGGGAGAAGTAGACTGGAAGCATGCGGTGCAGGAATATCAGAAACTTCAGGAACACGATTCCGAATTGCGCGTAACCGTTGAGCCATTTATTGATGATCTGGCGGAATGGTATTCGAAGGCCGATCTGGTGATTTCGCGGGCGGGAGCCACGACTCTGGCAGAGCTGGCCTGTACGGGATGTCCGACGGTATTAATTCCCTACCCAAATTCGATCGGCGATCATCAACTGATTAATGCTCAATTCTATGAGGCAGAAGGAGCTGCGGTGCTGGTAGAGCAGATGGCTGAAGCCGAACTGACCGCGCGCAACCTACAGACCGCAGTGGTCGAATTATTGCATGATTCTACGAAACGGAATTCATTGTCTGAGGCCATGCAGAAGCTGGCTCTGCCCGAGGCTTCCCGGAATGTAGCGGATGAAATCATGGCTCTTATAGCCCATTGA